From the Selenomonas sp. oral taxon 920 genome, the window CTGATTGAAGGACGTGATACCGAGCAGCAGTCCATTGCTGTGGGGCGTTCCTATCGTGAAGCACCCGAGGTGGATGGGCAGATCTACATAGAAGGGGATACGGAGAGCCTTGTGGGTGATATTGTGCGCGTTCGTCTGCTCCAAGGATTTACCTATGATATCGTAGGCGAGAGGGTAGTATAATGGTTATTTCGAATGAAATATCCGCGGAGGAAATGGGTAGAGAACTGTGTGAAGCAGGGATGACCATTGCCTGTGCAGAATCTTGTACAGGTGGACTTCTCACGAGCACGCTGACGGACGTTCCTGGCAGCTCCGCCTATGTCGTGGGCAGCGTTATATCCTATGCCAATCATGTGAAGTCGCGTATCCTGCATGTTCCGGAGCATGTTCTCACTGTATGCGGTGCCGTTTCAGAGGAGACTGCACGTGTGATGGCAGAGAGTATACGGCAGCTTATGCAGACGGACATCGGCGTGGGGATTACAGGAATTGCGGGACCCGATGGCGGCTCCGCGGACAAACCGGTCGGCCTGGTCTATATTGCTGTAGCTGATCGGGGACATACAACGGTCAAAAAAAATATTTTTTCTGGAACGCGGATGCAGAATAAGCAGGCGGCTGTTGGTCAAGCGCTTGATATGATACGTGATGTGATCCGGGGCTCTACATGATGGAGAAGGATCGAAATCTTGTGAGCGCTGTTTTCATAGCGAGAGAGAATTGAAGGAGAATTGTCAATGAAGATGTCATCAAGAAAAACAATGCTTACCGCTGCGGTGCTTGTTACACTTTCCACGGGAACAACATATGCCGCTACGCCAGGTACGG encodes:
- a CDS encoding CinA family protein — protein: MGRELCEAGMTIACAESCTGGLLTSTLTDVPGSSAYVVGSVISYANHVKSRILHVPEHVLTVCGAVSEETARVMAESIRQLMQTDIGVGITGIAGPDGGSADKPVGLVYIAVADRGHTTVKKNIFSGTRMQNKQAAVGQALDMIRDVIRGST